Proteins from one Natrinema salinisoli genomic window:
- the thiM gene encoding hydroxyethylthiazole kinase yields the protein MSVTDIAADDLADSVRTVRETEPLVQHLTNTVTINDVANLTLHWGGLPVMADSFGDAGEMAELARAVVINIGQVPDGRVEAMHEAGRKANRRGIPVVLDPVGVGSTPSREAVVESLLSEVEFAAIKGNYGEISALAGVEAEVKGVESIGDYEDIEKTARSVAESTGAVVVASGVEDVVADADGAVRLTAGHEMLGEVVGTGCMLGATIATFCGALEDAREAAVHGTLAFGIAGERAADLEYAGPGSYRTNFRDAVYGVTGDAVADLALADRIERAL from the coding sequence ATGAGCGTGACTGATATCGCCGCCGACGACCTCGCGGATTCGGTCCGGACGGTCCGGGAGACGGAACCGCTCGTCCAGCACCTGACCAACACGGTGACGATCAACGACGTAGCGAACCTGACCCTCCACTGGGGCGGGCTGCCGGTGATGGCCGACTCCTTCGGGGACGCCGGCGAGATGGCCGAACTCGCCCGCGCGGTCGTGATCAACATCGGGCAGGTGCCCGACGGCCGCGTCGAGGCCATGCACGAGGCCGGCCGGAAGGCGAACCGGCGCGGGATCCCGGTCGTCCTCGATCCCGTCGGCGTTGGCTCGACGCCCTCGCGCGAGGCCGTCGTCGAGAGCCTCCTCTCGGAGGTCGAGTTCGCCGCGATCAAGGGCAACTACGGCGAGATCAGCGCGCTCGCGGGCGTCGAGGCGGAGGTAAAGGGCGTCGAGTCCATCGGCGATTACGAGGACATCGAGAAGACGGCTCGGTCCGTCGCCGAATCGACCGGCGCGGTCGTCGTCGCCTCCGGCGTGGAAGACGTCGTCGCCGACGCCGACGGCGCGGTTCGGCTCACCGCCGGCCACGAGATGCTCGGCGAGGTCGTCGGCACCGGCTGTATGCTCGGCGCGACGATCGCCACGTTCTGCGGCGCGCTCGAGGACGCCCGCGAAGCCGCCGTCCACGGCACGCTCGCGTTCGGCATCGCCGGCGAACGGGCCGCCGACCTCGAGTATGCCGGTCCGGGAAGCTATCGGACGAACTTCCGCGATGCCGTCTACGGCGTCACCGGTGACGCCGTCGCTGATCTCGCGCTCGCGGATCGGATCGAACGGGCTCTCTGA
- a CDS encoding DUF7553 family protein, with product MTRDELENAAESLADAAAAADDDEARDRLQNQATKFEDYATADRGPDHGQLARHEHILHDIADEEGGDVADHVDDALEAITEFRSTLEGV from the coding sequence ATGACTCGAGACGAACTCGAGAACGCGGCCGAGTCGCTCGCGGACGCGGCAGCGGCCGCTGACGACGACGAGGCACGGGACCGACTGCAAAACCAGGCGACGAAGTTCGAGGACTACGCCACGGCGGATCGCGGTCCGGACCACGGACAGCTCGCACGCCACGAACACATCCTGCACGACATCGCGGACGAGGAAGGCGGCGACGTCGCGGACCACGTCGACGACGCCCTCGAGGCGATCACCGAGTTCCGGTCGACGCTCGAGGGCGTCTAG
- a CDS encoding UPF0058 family protein, with product MRSQELIHFHALLLEVRAELEDGGDVPPDAFAAYDAQPVRPSHVHRRKEAHEKGIDLLLQGIDRSIRTLPPPEPAPRP from the coding sequence ATGCGGAGCCAAGAACTCATCCACTTTCATGCGCTCTTACTCGAGGTGCGTGCGGAACTCGAAGACGGCGGCGACGTTCCGCCCGACGCGTTTGCTGCCTACGATGCGCAACCGGTTCGGCCGTCTCACGTTCACCGGCGGAAGGAAGCACACGAGAAAGGAATCGATCTCCTACTCCAGGGGATCGACCGATCCATTCGAACGCTCCCGCCACCGGAACCCGCACCGCGACCGTAA
- a CDS encoding DUF7511 domain-containing protein yields the protein MSASFEDASTQRRVSTVVIENPNSPNECVLYPSDATDEELETTWVPAEEGDYTRLLDRR from the coding sequence ATGAGCGCTTCTTTCGAGGACGCGTCGACGCAGCGTCGCGTGAGCACCGTCGTGATAGAGAACCCGAATTCGCCCAACGAGTGCGTTCTCTATCCGTCCGATGCGACCGACGAGGAGCTGGAAACGACGTGGGTTCCCGCCGAAGAAGGTGATTACACCCGTCTGTTGGATCGTCGGTAG
- a CDS encoding rubrerythrin family protein: protein MTDPDAFVETVSEGNQTALSRLGSSKSLYADTGGEIDTEPVLEATADAEYAAWQTFLEWADDEADGEAREAFEATAAEEEDHYETVADKLADDEFEPSDVPQLHEYLRDREDTVSRVGALVGRILASQRSKDQVVGYFVGDADPQTASLFRGFGEDLDDQLERAKSLLTSVCESEEDWDRAEEAANGAIQAAYDEYVETLEGMGANPKPVC, encoded by the coding sequence ATGACCGATCCGGACGCGTTCGTCGAGACTGTCAGTGAAGGGAATCAGACCGCACTCTCGCGACTCGGCTCCTCGAAGTCGCTGTACGCCGACACCGGCGGGGAGATCGACACCGAACCCGTCCTCGAGGCGACCGCCGACGCCGAGTACGCCGCCTGGCAGACGTTCCTCGAGTGGGCCGACGACGAGGCGGACGGCGAGGCCCGCGAGGCCTTCGAAGCCACGGCAGCGGAGGAAGAAGATCACTACGAGACCGTCGCCGACAAACTCGCCGACGACGAGTTCGAGCCGAGTGACGTCCCGCAGCTCCACGAGTACCTGCGCGACCGCGAGGACACCGTCTCCCGCGTCGGCGCGCTCGTCGGCCGCATCCTCGCGAGCCAGCGCTCGAAGGATCAGGTCGTGGGCTACTTCGTCGGTGACGCCGACCCCCAGACCGCAAGCCTGTTCCGCGGCTTCGGCGAGGACCTGGACGACCAGCTCGAGCGTGCGAAGTCCCTCCTCACGTCGGTCTGCGAGAGCGAGGAGGACTGGGACCGCGCCGAGGAGGCCGCAAACGGCGCGATTCAGGCCGCCTACGACGAGTACGTCGAGACGCTCGAGGGGATGGGTGCGAACCCGAAGCCGGTCTGTTGA